In Schizosaccharomyces osmophilus chromosome 1, complete sequence, the genomic window GTTCAGCATGCTTTAGAGGTTAGGTCAGCAATTGCTACTGCTGATTATTACAAGTTCTTTCAGTTATATTTATCTGCTCCCAATATGGGAGGATACTTGATGgatctttttgttgaaagaGAACGCGTCAACGCCATGTACATGATTTCAAAGGCTTACCGCCCATCCGTTCCTGTTGATTTTATAGCCAATACTTTGGCGTTTGAAGACATGGATGAATGTAGAAACTTTCTTATTGATTGCCAATCTTTGTTCGACCCGAATGATTCAGAACGTGTACtaatgaaagaaagcatCGACAAATTCGATGCCatcaagaagaaacatACGGTCGTTGATATTAAAGGGCAAATCTAAATACCGTCTTatagcttttcatttttgatcGGTTATTAATACTAgatataaatagaaaaaatcgATACAAGTTTGGTCATATTTTGATGCTAAGAATTTCCCAAAATGATTCTCCTGAAAAGCCAATACAAATCCACtaaggatttcttttcttcctatATACGAATACAtctctttttaaaaaacctttctgttcataattttttggtttcgtGTCTTCCGAACTTACAACAGTCTGAAGATCAAATCCATTTTGTTCTAAAATTTCAGGGAAATTTTCAGGCCGTATACGAATTTTAGGAAGTGATCTCTCAAATATCTAAGGGTTGTTAGTTATGTTTTATTGCAAAATGTGCTTCATAcggaatttttttttgctgctTTAAGATACGAATCCCATGACTGAGGCTCTATTATAAGTGCACCGTCTGTTTCCAAAACAGCATgcatatttttaaaaaatgcaagCAAGCCTTCGTCTAGTCCATTTAAATGAATCCACTTGGTAATGGAGAGGGCTAGAATTGTGTGAAAGCGCTTTTTGGATTGCCATCTTTGGATATCCACGGCTTGAAACTGAACGTTGTGAGGAAATCCTTGTTCATTTAAGGATCcttgaaactttttttggatccttgaaaacttttttatgctGGATATTGGGTAAAAATTGTGTCTTGAAATCATCGGACAGTGGTCATTCGAAGGGCCGATCCTCGAAGCAACAAATTCAAGATGCTTCTCTGCTTTCTTGATCAACGTTAAATCAATGTCAATTCCTAAAGCATACTTTACGTTAAATAAAGACGCAACCTGCGTTGTTATAGTTCCATTATTACAGCCGACATCCAGAACAGAcgtgttttcaaataaatcaTATGGTAAAGCTTTGATTCGAGAATCTAGTACAGATCCATCGCCTCGCATAGAGTAATAGTTTTGATAGTTCCCATAGCGTTCGGtaaacatgaaaaagatatttgaCTGGAAACTCTGAAAGTAGATTCGACGTAACAGTGCGTGCAAATATTATTCTTGTAAACAATTAGTTAGAAGTAAAGTTTTTCTATTATACTTTTGGATGAGCCTTTTACCAGATTTGTAGCATATTTCGACGCACCTGTACACTGGGTATCTTCATGCCAGGCAGTATGGGTAGCTGAAGCAAGAAAAGGTGAAAATCGTTTATTGTATCTACATACTATGCTAATTACATATCAGTTTTCTACGGcgaaaagtaaaacataaagaaaTTTGTTAAGCTGCTATTATCTCTATGTAAATCCAGCATGGACCAAAATAGAGTGTAAGCATGAGTTACAaggcaaaaagaaagcattaaaaattttctgTATCTAAATTAATCAAAATCATCATAATCCTCCTCTTCATCAGCCTCATTGTCACGACGACCAGATTCAAAGTTTAGAGAACTAGATTCACGAAGAGGAGCTATTTCACCTTCCTTAAGCGCGCCAGCATGAACCAATGCCTTAGCAACATCGTAAACAGTAGTTCCCATACCTCCCAAAGTTGTTAAAGTCAAAAATTGCTGCTGTAGATCACCGTGACCATACACAAGCAAAGTAGGCATCATGATGTCGGGATAATTTTCGACTGCTTGCTTGCCGGCAATTTTCACAAACTTAATTTGTGGGTACATGGGAGCTAAACGCTCAAGAATACCGTTCAAGAGTTTACAGGCAGGGATACTGGTTACAAAGTTAGCAAGACCATATTCGCAAAAATTTACCAAGAGGCAGAACAGGAACACTTACGAATCTTGAAACATGTGCACAACGACGAAAACATTTTTACTATCTTCTGTAACTTCTTGGGTGTATTCAGGCTTAGAAATTGGGTAAACGGAGCCATATTTTGCTTTCGACATTCTCTGTTTCCATTCCTCAATCCGCTTGTTTCGATAGATCTGcaaaaattcatcatcctcttcatcttctaaCTCATCAAGTTCGTctaaagttttcttttctaaccGATTTTCGTGTGCAAGCTCTTTGGCATCTACCAATGCATCGTCCAGCACATCGTCCACATCGGGTTCTTTTTCGGGTAAGATCCCTTTCGAACGTAAAATGTCGTTCCTTATACATTAATTTTCTAACaaataaaatctttttgacTTACCACTCGGTATCCTCGTTAGGATCCATGAATAACGCTGTTTTTGCTGAACCAGCTTTGCTACTGCTTCCTTTCAAGCTCTTCACTTGTATTATATTCCCTTTATTAGACTATATGCCAGTTGATTTGAGTAGAATATAGCTATAATTTAACgatcataaaaaatactttGTTAAATGACAGTGCGTAGAACGAGAAAGCTCCTAAAGATACATAACGAAATCTGTAAATCATGTTATTTTGGTCTGCGTGGGCACATCCTTCTTGCTTGTTTTACACTCGCCAAGGTCTACCAAGGCAAGGCAGGTTTTGCTTCATACCAGAAACACGCTATTGTAGAAGATGGTAAAATCAACAAGCGTGACCCGACTGGATGGTAAGTAGAAGAAAGAGAGTAAAAACATTTGGAATAATCTGTTTGGAAGCCCGGGAGTGTAAGCTTGGGTTTTGTTGACACTTCCCTAAAGGAAATGCCATTGGAGGTGGAGACTTTGATGttgtatttgttttccaATTGCTTTGGATAGcatttatttatacttATATTGATCTGGAATCTAATACTTTTGTAGGTCTGCCTTTGGCCGCAAGTGTGGATGATGAATCgacagaaagaaaactagAAAGCCATAAAAAACAGGCGAAATTAATCCTCAAAAGACTAACTCCATCATCTGAGAGACAAGCCTCCATTGAAGCTGGCGACTATTCATTTCAGTATGTAACTATCGTAAACTGCAAAATTCCTGCaaatatgaagaagattGGTTATTAACGTGGAATAGTTATATTATCGACCATGGAATTTCGTACCTTTGTATTTGTGACCGCTCGTACCCTCGAAAGCTTGCGTTCTCATATTTGGAAGAACTAGCGGTTGAGTTTTGGGGCACCTACGGCGAAGAGGCCTTGCAGCCAGGCTTGCGTCCCTTTGCATTTGTACAATTTGGTAAGCAGAAATTAGTGGTGGATGAtaagaaatggaaaaaaagactAACTTGGTGTGTGTGCAGATATCTTTATGCAGAAATCCAAGCGTGTTTACAATACGCCTCGTGCAAATGACAACTTGGACAAGCTTAATACAGAATTGAAGGATGTTACGAAAGTTatgacaaaaaatattgaagATCTACTTTATCGAGGTGATTCCTTAGAGAAAATGAGCGACTTGAGTTCTGATTTAAGGTTTTCTAGCGccaaatacaaaaaggcTGCTCGTCGTGTCAACTTGGAAGCTCTGTGGAAGCAATATGGACCTGTTTCTATTGTTGTGTTCTTGTTCGTCGTCTTAATCTATTGGCGCTTTTTTACTTGATGAATTCTGGTGAGCTTTCCCCGAATCCTTGATTCGTCAAGGGGTTTTTAAACGAAGAAGGTGGTTATAAAAGAAGGGCCTTGATAAGACGCTTTCAACATTGAAGGATGTTGGCTCTTCCTTCGTTTGGAAAAGGAATGTTAAATGAATCCACACATACTCCAATACGCCCaggaaaaaaacaaattatcATATTCGGGAATGCATGTCTTTCTCAGAGGAAGAGAAATGTTTGTAATATTTTAGATTTGCTTAATGATGATGTTAGAATAACAAGCAATCTCTATTCATTTTAATGCCACTAATTTGACTTTTAATATAAACTTCCGGACTCTTCATAGCAATGGGAtacaaagcaaaataaGCTACCAACGAAATTGATTAGCAGTCTTGTATTCTTTCAAGAAATTGGACTTAGTCTACACAATCAACCTGCTCTGTTCAATACGTTCCATCGGGTATGAAAACTGATAGCACACATACTTCTTTAAAACAGTgaatttcattcatttcatttcttcttttatataaagaaagcttgatttaatttcaaaatgctGTCAGTGAAAGAACTTCTATGAAGTATAGGGTGATTCCTTATTTGAACAGCCCACTGTACTTTACCAGATTCAGACGTCttaaattgaagaaatcgtcaaattcttctaaacaataaaaaaaagaataaatataaaagaagagaCTCAATTGTTATATTCCTTAAAATACTATCCacaaaacaacaacaacagTCAGCGAAAACAGAATTATTCATCGTCGGTTGACGACGAACATTTAATTTGCTTCACCGAAGTGTTTCTTGAGATATGAAAACATTGCACCATGTCTTCGTCTCCGAATAGTTTGCCAAATTCTGACATAAGTTGTTGCTTCCCTATAAGTCACTTCTTTCATCGGCTGCTGAAACGAAGAACCATGTAAGTTTTATACTTCAATTCGTTATTACTTTCAATTCACTAATGACAATAGACCCTGTAAATCAGTTCCTATTGTTCGTGTGCAAGAAGCAACTCCTCGCAATTCGTCTGTTGCTTATGAACAGCATTATGGGAAAACGACTccctcttcttcttcttcctctccTACAAAAGAATAACGCTTTTATTCCTCTGTAAAAGCATAGAGGCTATTggtgaaaagaagatggTTCACAATGCAATCTGCGCGCTGTAGATTTCGTAAGGATCATAGTTTTTATCATTTCACTCTTGATGCTATTCAttcattgcttttgaagctCTTTTGGCATGATTCTCCCTTGGGTATGCAAGTGATTCACGTTCACTTATTTTACAgcaaatcaaaagatttatctttattttgaaagcCTTTCACtctaatttatttactttttatttatttatctatttatttatctatTTATTCAATATTTCGATTTTTCTGCATATTTGACTGCTCCTACTATTATGCCTTATGATGACACTACTTCCTTCCTGTTTACAAATTCAGAAGTTATATTTTGTAGACAGTTGTCCCTAAACcccaaaaagaaagcattcattttcacaagtttttttaattctatTATATACATTTTACCATGGCTGAAGCCGGTGGAGGTTATCGTGTTGGTACGAAGTTGCACTTTGATGACAAGTAATGGGATGGTCGCATTGAATTATGCTACCACATTCCAttccattttatttaatttttatttatttatttatttttgtcaaaaaggcttcatttcaaaaatgctGACGTTTAGAAATTGCCAAAACTGGCAGAGCAGGTTGCAAGAGTAACCTTTGTGGAAGGTATTGGCATTCTTTATAcagttgtttgtttgttttttgtttctcttAAAGATTCTTATCCAAGTGAAACTTTACTGAAAACTTTCTTGTGATATCATTTTTGAATAGAATATACGCTAACAGAATTTTAAGATCAAAGATCGAACGTGGACAGCTTCGGTTTGGTTCGTTCGTTGATTCTGGTCGCTTTCAAAGCTGGATGTGGAGACACTGGGGTTGTGTTACTGAACGTGTTATTCAAAATGTAGAAACTAAGTTAGAAGGAAATATCGTCGACAACCTTGATGGTTTTGATGAAATAGAGGATGAGGAGGTTCAGCAAAAAGTTATACGAGCTTTCAAACAGGGCCATGtggatgatgaagatgTGGAAGCTTCACGTTCTATGGCACCAGAAGATGACGAGAACGAAGAGGAAGATacgaaagaagaaaatttgaccacggaagaagaagaagaaccaCTGGAAGAAGTCAAAGGAAAGCGAAAGCGTAGTACGAAAACTCCTTCTAAGAAAGCTGAACCCAAGtcatcaaagaaagatgccaaaaagccaaagcTTGAGGTTGTAAGCGACGAAGAGGCGGAAGAATTGAaggatgatgaagaagaagatgagcTCTTGCCAgaaaatgatgatgatgatgctGAGGAGGATGGCGCAGATGAACGAGATGGTAGTGACTCAGAGGAAAAGTCTCCTAAGAAAACGATTGCCTCGGAACGCCCAAAGCGCTCAACTAGGTATGCTGAAAGTAACGTCGTGAAGCGgagaaaaagtaaaattgaCTGTACTAACATGGCAACAGGGCGCCTGTTAAGTACGCTGAAAGCGGTGAAGAATATTCTGATAGTGACTAGTGAACTCGGACACGATAtaaatacaattttttttttgagcatGAAATTATCTTGAAATACTACCTAAAACTACTTAGTTTCAATTAATGTTATCAAATCTCTGTAATTCATGATGATTAACAGACCTCTCTATGAAttataaaagcaaaagcatttttATTGACTTTACCATGGAAACACcgatattcattttctagTTGATATCTTTATTgctttatatttattttgaaaatgaaatctGAGAAGGTTTCTTTCAACATGCTACCTGTACCCGTAGGACTAAAGTGTCTGTTTACTCAGGCCGTCTATAGGCACCAACCATATACAAACCTAACCATAACAAAGATCTTTCACAATAACAACTTATACTTCTGttgaaattaatttttataatctattttcaaacatttactatttattttaattgcTGCAATATCTCATCCGGCAGGATTTTAAATTAAAGTGTTAAGAAAAGCTCATATCGATTGACTAGGATAATTAAGAGAAAAGATGTTCCGTAggattctttatttcttagTCTACTGGCTGATACATAAGGCGTTTAGCGTTTACGCTTCTAGTCAGAACTGGATTTCATGGGGTAGCAACTATTTGTTGAATTTTCTCTACCATCACCACTGTAGTCGTGACCTTATTCGCAGAGATACAATTAAATTGAACAAGAAACCAAGACATTTGTCTGTTTTATTGGAATGTCACGATAACACCGGGCTGGAAGGATTAATTCATGATACATGTGAACTAGCCGCATGGTGCATTTGTTCTGCTATACCCGAGCTTACgatttatgaaagaaagggTACGAGTTGAaactatttatttctattttcagCATGATCGAATTCACATTATACTAACCTATAGGGTTCCTGAAACGATATCCTGAAGCTATGGAGAAAGCTATTTACTCTCATCTTCCATTTTATGTGGGCCGTGAAAAATGCGTTGTACAAGTTCGTAACTCCTGTtcaaataatgaaaaagagcaagAGGTACCCAAGGATTTGAAGGTCCATTTAATTGCCGAGGAGGACGGAAGAGATGCCATCATTGACTTAACCCGTGGACTAGCCGATTTGGCTACCAAGAAAGTAATAACGAGTGAAcaagtaacccaagagTTGATTGACAAAGAGTTGACTGAAAGCGTTATTCCGGAGCCTGACctattaattattttctcACCCTACCTCAAATTACGAGGGTTCCCTCCTTGGCAGTTGCGTTTGTGTGAAATTTTCCATGACCCAGTCTTTACCAGTCCCAGCTATTTGAGTTTTTATAAAGCACTCACCAGATACTCCACTGCTGAGATGCGCCTTGGTCATTGAGAGAACACAGAGTTAAACTTTACTAATGACAACTATTTTCCATTCGCTCTTTTATTACGAaactttatctttttttcttcataaagTACATACTTCGGTGTGATTATGATTCCATTGCTCATGTGTTTAAAGAGTGCTTTAGGATTTGACAAGAGAAAACAGTATGGATTTCTACGATTTTATTAGTTTATATTTCAACCTTCTTTAAGAATAGTAACAACGAGTTTCCGTTGAAATGTATTTACGAATTGCAAATTAAAACTTcatttggtttgtttagTACCGTACAAAGTGCCTAGTTTCAATAACTTTAAAGTATCGTTTTGCAGCTCCTTATTTGAACACCAACTGGGGGAGTAGGTTGACGCATCAGCAGGCTCGCACACAGTCTCTCTTTTCACTACCGTCCTTACTCCTTGGACGAAGAGAATTAGAGCTAATAACAATGAATTCACAAGATGCTCCAGTCGTTCCAGATGAAGAGAGGAACGCTTTTCGAGTACCAAGAATGTTTCGAATGTCATCTCATCCAATGGTtctgttcttctttttattctttcgaACAAGTGCCATTGTTGCGTATATTTTAGGAATGCTATTTACATCTAGCTTGTATGTTGTGAGACTTGAAAGTAGAAAGATGCGAGTTGCTGTTTGCTAACCCGGGTTTGGTGTTTAGtatgcttttatttatcttaATATTTACATTATTGGCAATGGATCTCTGGACAGTGAAAAACGTTTCGGGTCGATTGCTTGTCGGATTGAGATGGAGAAATGAAACGGGTGTTGATGGTGAAAGTATATGGATTTTTGAGTCGGCTGACCCCAATCGTCCACGAAATACCATAGACCAAAAAGTATTTTGGTATGGACTGTATATTTACCCGGCGGTTTGGGGCCTATTGGCTATCCTAGCGTTGGTTCGCTTCCAATTTTTGTGGCTTTCTCTTGTAGCAATAGGCATTTCACTAACGTCTGTCAATACCGCTGCGTACAGCCGATGTGACAAAGATGCTAAGAGACGATGGGCTACGGAACTTGTGGAATCGAATTCTTCTGGATTTGTATCCCAATTCCTTTCAAGGGTCTTTGTAAAGCGATTTTTTGGCTAAACTCCCGTAAATGCGCTTACGCTAAAGAGGAATCCATGCTATACTTCCGTTGTATGAAAGAAGATACTTCATTTTCAcatgtctttcttttccttttcagtTTCCGTTCCTTTTCAATCCTCACATCGAATCCTACTGGATGGGTTCCCTTTTTCCCGTAAATGGATATTATGAATCTCTCTTTATAATTATATGCATATGTTTCGtattaaattttattaaaacgATACTTGCTACCTATAAGATGATATTGCTGTATGATCACCCGAGCTTATAAAGTCACTTTGTTACCTTGCCACCCATCATGGTCACATGTACCATGTAAACGTTCCGTAATTTTCTTACAAATTCTATTCTGTGTTCCGCTTCATAATCCCAGTTAACGAGCAGCATTGGGCGGCTTTTAATACCAAAAACTCCTTTCTCCGTAAACTTGGATTTATCATACACTTTATATAACCAAGAAGGCTCCATCcatttttgtcttttgcCTTGTATATTAACGGATTTAAAGCGCTGCTGTTTTAGTTTACTACTTGAAACTGATTCTGTTTAGTTGAGACAGATTATTTGGAATTTTGATACACAGCGTGCCCTTTCGATGGAGGATTTAAGAGTATTtaggtttctttttttgttttaagcCTGTTtaatttcttgaaattcAGTTTGAACATCCATCTTGGTCAGTATTGACTTGGGTAGATTGTTTTCaagcatttttttggtatatATTCATTCAGTTGGATTGTCATTTACGTGTATTATATATACCCATAACTACGGCAATACCTGTTTGATACCAGAATTTGCATATACGTTTATCcccttttttatttatttccattttcCTCATCTCTCATTGCTTTTGAGtttgtcttcttcattatCCGATCTCCTTTACCTgtctttattattttctttttgaacttttttCCATCTCCGTCTGTTTTTGTTCTATAGCTTATCATGGATTCCAACACCCCGACAGACCGTTCCACACTTCCATGGGAAGAAGAACCTGCAAACGAAAGTCAGATGAATGGCGCTCAACCACCGCCTCAAGACACTGCGTCTCAACCGGGCCAAGGTCAGATTGGTAATCCAGAAAATCCTGAGCAACAACTCGCTTTTTCAATCGGTACAATGTTTATAATCGCTCCTCAAGGTGGAGGAGGGGCTgatggaaatgaaaatgaaaactttATTAACCCATTCCAGCCTCCTGTGAAACGTGCTCTTAAAGAGGCTTGGGATTCTTTTGAGGATGTTGCTTCTGAGCAACTTCCTGATCAAAGTTGTCCCATTTGCTATGATGATATGAATGTAGATGAAGAAACCAGAGCTACTCGTATGCCTTGTGGTCatatttttggtaaaaattGTCTAAAAATTTGGCTTGAAGATCATTGTAGTTGCCCTCTTTGCCGTAAGGAAGTACCACATGAAACGATCGGCTCTTCTCATCCGCCTATTCTATTTATCATTCCCCATTCCAACCAGCGCCCCCCAAATCAAGGAGAGAATGCCGAGCAAAGTAATGCCGAACAAATTCCTGCTGAAAACACCAATCCTCTCCTTTCACTCGCGCAACAACATCGTCCAGAAGGCGCCGAAGCCACCCCTGCAAACGAGACAAACGAGGGTACCCCTACTCCTCCTCGTATCGCTTTCAATCGTATACGTTTTGTCCTTGCGCCCCATCGTACGCCTCAGCCAACGGAGACGGCGTCTGACTCTCCATCCACACCTCAACCAGCACAACAAAATTCCGTTGATTCCGATCCTAACGCTCCGTCGACGGAGCCTGCTCCATCGGGATCTTCGCTTCCTCGCCCGCCTGTTACCTTGACATCtctcttcaattcttttctttctaatCCTTTGGATCGTAACTTGCCCTCCATGCGAACAGATTCTCCCTCCAGTGCAGAACCTCAAAGTGCTCAGCCGGCAGAGCATCAAAACACAGAAGTCGGTGCTGCTCGGCCTATTGAACCATCAACCCTAGTTCAGCCTCCAAATATTATGAACTTTCCTCCCTTCACTCCTTCTAATTTTGCTCCGCCTGCTCAACCAAATGCTGCTCAAACACCCGAGTCGGCGGGTGCTCCTGGTCAGCCATCAAGTCAATTTATTACTTTCCACGGGCTACCTTCTCTTGGGGATTTGCCTACTGTCTTGGAAAGCTTGCTTCGTCCCAATGGATTGTTAAATCTTCAAAACCGTGCTCAGCAACCTCAGAGCGCGGAAGGACAACCCGTGGTTGGCAGTGAGGGAAATGCGGAGAATATGAATGAACAAGAACAACGTACTACTACCGTAGAAccttctgaagaagatcGCGCAAGACCTGAAGGATCTCGTACTGCGAATCCTATGATT contains:
- the bmc1 gene encoding Bin3 family, 7SK RNA methyltransferase Bmc1, whose translation is MFTERYGNYQNYYSMRGDGSVLDSRIKALPYDLFENTSVLDVGCNNGTITTQVASLFNVKYALGIDIDLTLIKKAEKHLEFVASRIGPSNDHCPMISRHNFYPISSIKKFSRIQKKFQGSLNEQGFPHNVQFQAVDIQRWQSKKRFHTILALSITKWIHLNGLDEGLLAFFKNMHAVLETDGALIIEPQSWDSYLKAAKKNSIFERSLPKIRIRPENFPEILEQNGFDLQTVVSSEDTKPKNYEQKGFLKRDVFVYRKKRNP
- the nus1 gene encoding di-trans,poly-cis-decaprenylcistransferase Nus1 codes for the protein MFRRILYFLVYWLIHKAFSVYASSQNWISWGSNYLLNFLYHHHCSRDLIRRDTIKLNKKPRHLSVLLECHDNTGLEGLIHDTCELAAWCICSAIPELTIYERKGFLKRYPEAMEKAIYSHLPFYVGREKCVVQVRNSCSNNEKEQEVPKDLKVHLIAEEDGRDAIIDLTRGLADLATKKVITSEQVTQELIDKELTESVIPEPDLLIIFSPYLKLRGFPPWQLRLCEIFHDPVFTSPSYLSFYKALTRYSTAEMRLGH
- the sec22 gene encoding SNARE Sec22 encodes the protein MVKSTSVTRLDGLPLAASVDDESTERKLESHKKQAKLILKRLTPSSERQASIEAGDYSFHYIIDHGISYLCICDRSYPRKLAFSYLEELAVEFWGTYGEEALQPGLRPFAFVQFDIFMQKSKRVYNTPRANDNLDKLNTELKDVTKVMTKNIEDLLYRGDSLEKMSDLSSDLRFSSAKYKKAARRVNLEALWKQYGPVSIVVFLFVVLIYWRFFT
- the hpz1 gene encoding zf-PARP type zinc finger protein, G1-S transition regulator Hpz1, giving the protein MAEAGGGYRVEIAKTGRAGCKSNLCGRSKIERGQLRFGSFVDSGRFQSWMWRHWGCVTERVIQNVETKLEGNIVDNLDGFDEIEDEEVQQKVIRAFKQGHVDDEDVEASRSMAPEDDENEEEDTKEENLTTEEEEEPLEEVKGKRKRSTKTPSKKAEPKSSKKDAKKPKLEVVSDEEAEELKDDEEEDELLPENDDDDAEEDGADERDGSDSEEKSPKKTIASERPKRSTRAPVKYAESGEEYSDSD
- the plp2 gene encoding phosducin family protein Plp2, with translation MDPNEDTEWNDILRSKGILPEKEPDVDDVLDDALVDAKELAHENRLEKKTLDELDELEDEEDDEFLQIYRNKRIEEWKQRMSKAKYGSVYPISKPEYTQEVTEDSKNVFVVVHMFQDSIPACKLLNGILERLAPMYPQIKFVKIAGKQAVENYPDIMMPTLLVYGHGDLQQQFLTLTTLGGMGTTVYDVAKALVHAGALKEGEIAPLRESSSLNFESGRRDNEADEEEDYDDFD
- a CDS encoding Schizosaccharomyces specific protein gives rise to the protein MSSSPNSLPNSDISCCFPISHFFHRLLKRRTIPCKSVPIVRVQEATPRNSSVAYEQHYGKTTPSSSSSSPTKE
- the tvp23 gene encoding Golgi transport protein Tvp23; this encodes MNSQDAPVVPDEERNAFRVPRMFRMSSHPMVLFFFLFFRTSAIVAYILGMLFTSSFMLLFILIFTLLAMDLWTVKNVSGRLLVGLRWRNETGVDGESIWIFESADPNRPRNTIDQKVFWYGLYIYPAVWGLLAILALVRFQFLWLSLVAIGISLTSVNTAAYSRCDKDAKRRWATELVESNSSGFVSQFLSRVFVKRFFG
- the san1 gene encoding sir antagonist, ubiquitin-protein ligase E3, which translates into the protein MDSNTPTDRSTLPWEEEPANESQMNGAQPPPQDTASQPGQGQIGNPENPEQQLAFSIGTMFIIAPQGGGGADGNENENFINPFQPPVKRALKEAWDSFEDVASEQLPDQSCPICYDDMNVDEETRATRMPCGHIFGKNCLKIWLEDHCSCPLCRKEVPHETIGSSHPPILFIIPHSNQRPPNQGENAEQSNAEQIPAENTNPLLSLAQQHRPEGAEATPANETNEGTPTPPRIAFNRIRFVLAPHRTPQPTETASDSPSTPQPAQQNSVDSDPNAPSTEPAPSGSSLPRPPVTLTSLFNSFLSNPLDRNLPSMRTDSPSSAEPQSAQPAEHQNTEVGAARPIEPSTLVQPPNIMNFPPFTPSNFAPPAQPNAAQTPESAGAPGQPSSQFITFHGLPSLGDLPTVLESLLRPNGLLNLQNRAQQPQSAEGQPVVGSEGNAENMNEQEQRTTTVEPSEEDRARPEGSRTANPMIHIYFFRPPNADGTVATPTNAGETESSNVESNEDRNVTESGRDTSVENNENRTSLSSALPAGLRHLSEMGQRIVRRFQEEFENRVRQTTEQPQQEQTTSDAEASRSQHNSNITVTNASPSQSEIPSVEPAGVVDEDNRVGRASVSTPSEAVTSDGETSRVPSGASTPRMAAPVARRSVRHHPYSRPSSTKLHCQYEDQGSCNPNDRFLHFECGHHVHESCYRDSPENGQMDEVDEQCPKCRQQNEK